A window of the Lagenorhynchus albirostris chromosome 1, mLagAlb1.1, whole genome shotgun sequence genome harbors these coding sequences:
- the MAX gene encoding protein max isoform X6, protein MSDNDDIEVESDADKRAHHNALERKRRDHIKDSFHSLRDSVPSLQGEKASRAQILDKATEYIQYMRRKNHTHQQDIDDLKRQNALLEQQGALLVVGVTPGIRCLKRAVRSLNWSVLCKRHRDSRCSGTVSAPRCQR, encoded by the exons GCTGACAAACGGGCTCATCATAATGCACTGGAACGAAAACGTAGGGACCACATCAAAGACAGCTTTCACAGTTTGCGGGACTCGGTCCCATCACTCCAAGGAGAGAAG GCATCCCGGGCCCAAATCCTAGACAAAGCCACAGAGTATATCCAGTATATGCGAAGGAAAAACCACACACACCAGCAAGATATTGATGACCTCAAGCGGCAGAATGCTCTTCTGGAGCAGCAAG GTGCTCTGCTTGTCGTAGGGGTCACACCTGGCATCAGGTGTCTCAAAAGAGCTGTGAGGTCCTTGAATTGGAGTGTGCTGTGTAAGCGCCACAGAGACTCCAGGTGTTCAGGGACAGTGAGCGCTCCCCGTTGTCAACGGTAG
- the MAX gene encoding protein max isoform X4 — protein MSDNDDIEVESDADKRAHHNALERKRRDHIKDSFHSLRDSVPSLQGEKASRAQILDKATEYIQYMRRKNHTHQQDIDDLKRQNALLEQQVRALEKARSSAQLQTNYPSSDNSLYTNAKGSTISAFDGGSDSSSESEPEEPQSRKKLRMEAS, from the exons GCTGACAAACGGGCTCATCATAATGCACTGGAACGAAAACGTAGGGACCACATCAAAGACAGCTTTCACAGTTTGCGGGACTCGGTCCCATCACTCCAAGGAGAGAAG GCATCCCGGGCCCAAATCCTAGACAAAGCCACAGAGTATATCCAGTATATGCGAAGGAAAAACCACACACACCAGCAAGATATTGATGACCTCAAGCGGCAGAATGCTCTTCTGGAGCAGCAAG TCCGTGCACTGGAGAAGGCGAGGTCGAGTGCCCAACTGCAGACCAACTACCCCTCCTCAGACAACAGCCTCTACACCAACGCCAAGGGCAGCACCATCTCTGCCTTCGATGGGGGCTCAGACTCCAGCTCGGAGTCGGAGCCCGAAGAGCCCCAAAGCAGGAAGAAGCTCCGGATGGAGGCCAGCTAA
- the MAX gene encoding protein max isoform X3 gives MSDNDDIEVESDADKRAHHNALERKRRDHIKDSFHSLRDSVPSLQGEKQQASRAQILDKATEYIQYMRRKNHTHQQDIDDLKRQNALLEQQVRALEKARSSAQLQTNYPSSDNSLYTNAKGSTISAFDGGSDSSSESEPEEPQSRKKLRMEAS, from the exons GCTGACAAACGGGCTCATCATAATGCACTGGAACGAAAACGTAGGGACCACATCAAAGACAGCTTTCACAGTTTGCGGGACTCGGTCCCATCACTCCAAGGAGAGAA GCAACAGGCATCCCGGGCCCAAATCCTAGACAAAGCCACAGAGTATATCCAGTATATGCGAAGGAAAAACCACACACACCAGCAAGATATTGATGACCTCAAGCGGCAGAATGCTCTTCTGGAGCAGCAAG TCCGTGCACTGGAGAAGGCGAGGTCGAGTGCCCAACTGCAGACCAACTACCCCTCCTCAGACAACAGCCTCTACACCAACGCCAAGGGCAGCACCATCTCTGCCTTCGATGGGGGCTCAGACTCCAGCTCGGAGTCGGAGCCCGAAGAGCCCCAAAGCAGGAAGAAGCTCCGGATGGAGGCCAGCTAA